From Pseudomonas vanderleydeniana, the proteins below share one genomic window:
- a CDS encoding Lrp/AsnC family transcriptional regulator, which produces MDLDHFDLALLDAVQRDAGTSQLDLGAQVNLSSAAVNRRLKKLSAQGVIKGTVAQVDAQVLGYTLTVITEVEVENERLDLLDDMKKSFLACPQVQQCYYVAGECDFVLIMLVRNMEQYTELTRQLFFENNNVKRFKTLVSMSNVKTGMFVPTLSE; this is translated from the coding sequence ATGGACCTCGATCACTTCGACCTGGCACTGCTCGACGCGGTGCAACGCGACGCCGGCACCTCGCAACTGGACCTGGGGGCGCAGGTCAACCTGTCCTCCGCCGCCGTCAACCGGCGCCTGAAGAAACTCTCCGCCCAGGGAGTGATCAAGGGCACGGTGGCCCAGGTCGACGCCCAGGTGCTGGGCTACACCCTCACGGTCATCACCGAGGTGGAGGTGGAGAACGAGCGCCTGGACCTGCTCGACGACATGAAGAAAAGCTTCCTGGCCTGCCCCCAGGTACAGCAGTGCTACTACGTCGCCGGCGAGTGCGACTTCGTGCTGATCATGCTGGTGCGCAACATGGAGCAGTACACCGAGCTGACCCGGCAGCTGTTCTTCGAGAACAACAACGTCAAGCGCTTCAAGACACTGGTGTCGATGAGCAACGTCAAGACCGGGATGTTCGTGCCGACGCTGAGCGAGTGA
- a CDS encoding antibiotic biosynthesis monooxygenase: protein MPTLTAPHDIVTLVVRHRVRSAYLAEYEAWLKTSVRAAMSQEGHLGVNVIRPGDADNTFTTIVRFIDSTRLQAWINSQLREQLIREVAPMLEEQDHPEIESQAEFWFTPNHADARQPPKWKQALLSYVVIAPLSMVIPQLWGPVFQANPVLGGIVPSNLIITACIVGLVTYLIMPKVTRWLASWLAAE from the coding sequence ATGCCGACCCTGACCGCCCCCCATGACATCGTGACCCTGGTGGTTCGGCACCGGGTCCGCTCGGCGTACCTGGCCGAGTACGAAGCCTGGCTCAAGACCTCGGTACGCGCGGCCATGTCGCAGGAGGGTCACCTGGGCGTCAACGTCATTCGCCCCGGCGACGCCGACAACACCTTCACCACCATCGTGCGCTTCATCGACTCCACCCGCCTGCAGGCCTGGATCAACTCGCAACTGCGCGAGCAACTGATCCGCGAAGTCGCGCCGATGCTGGAAGAGCAAGACCACCCCGAGATCGAAAGCCAGGCCGAGTTCTGGTTCACCCCCAACCACGCCGACGCCAGGCAGCCGCCCAAGTGGAAACAGGCGCTGCTCAGCTACGTGGTGATCGCGCCGCTGTCGATGGTCATTCCGCAACTGTGGGGCCCGGTGTTCCAGGCCAACCCCGTGCTGGGCGGCATCGTGCCGAGCAACCTGATCATCACCGCCTGCATCGTCGGCCTGGTCACCTACCTGATCATGCCCAAGGTGACCCGCTGGCTGGCGTCGTGGCTGGCCGCCGAATAA
- a CDS encoding glyoxalase: MKHSLKPLSLALALGLTASLSAHAATSSSVAVAPQYDTSHVYVAPTDVDAFVKSFLATFGGKSTPQVVVNVLPVPSSTTSQLLQTPVGTVSLFGFTTPVPYPFGAERNGYLVKDLNVALAEAKKHGADVIVHDFPDPIGRDAVVQWPGGVNMQLYWHTKTPDYAPFQTVPENRVYLSEQRAEAFIKGFVGFSHGKVVADEKRLDGAVVGEPGKAIRRVKLESDFGKMVVFVTDGHLPYPYGRETTGYEVSDLAATVAKAESSGARLVVEPKAEPGRQSAIVEFPGGYVAEIHQPIAAK; the protein is encoded by the coding sequence ATGAAACACTCACTCAAACCGCTCTCCCTGGCCCTGGCGCTGGGCCTCACCGCCTCGCTGTCGGCGCACGCCGCGACGTCCTCCAGCGTGGCCGTCGCCCCGCAATACGACACCAGCCACGTGTATGTCGCACCGACCGACGTGGACGCCTTCGTCAAGAGCTTCCTCGCCACCTTCGGCGGCAAGAGCACCCCGCAAGTGGTGGTCAACGTCCTGCCGGTGCCGAGCAGCACCACCTCGCAGCTGCTGCAGACGCCGGTCGGCACCGTGTCGCTGTTCGGCTTCACAACGCCGGTGCCGTACCCCTTCGGCGCCGAGCGTAACGGTTACCTGGTCAAGGACCTCAACGTCGCCCTGGCCGAAGCCAAGAAGCATGGCGCCGACGTCATCGTCCACGACTTCCCCGATCCGATCGGCCGCGACGCCGTGGTGCAGTGGCCGGGCGGCGTGAACATGCAGCTCTACTGGCACACCAAGACCCCGGACTACGCGCCGTTCCAGACCGTGCCGGAGAACCGCGTGTACCTTTCCGAACAGCGTGCCGAGGCCTTCATCAAGGGCTTCGTCGGTTTCTCCCACGGCAAGGTCGTGGCCGATGAAAAACGCCTGGACGGCGCGGTGGTCGGCGAGCCGGGCAAGGCCATTCGCCGGGTCAAGCTGGAGTCCGACTTCGGCAAGATGGTGGTGTTCGTCACCGACGGCCACCTGCCCTACCCGTACGGTCGGGAAACCACCGGCTACGAGGTGAGCGACCTGGCCGCCACGGTCGCCAAGGCCGAGAGCTCGGGTGCTCGCCTGGTCGTCGAGCCCAAGGCCGAGCCGGGACGCCAGTCGGCCATCGTCGAGTTCCCGGGTGGCTATGTCGCCGAGATCCACCAGCCCATCGCGGCCAAGTGA
- a CDS encoding alginate export family protein, with amino-acid sequence MSRRPSHNRYAWALAVLWPLGVSSGHAAEPAERPVLKTNRWQEDWSVLQNPALKTAPLDDLKYIPLSSDNPDSYLSFGATLRERFELNDANGFGVGGRRRDSWLIQRLQAHADLHLNEHWRVFTQLEDARAFGKDTIGGADQNHLDLRLAFAEYVDQQTDHTLKARIGRQDFAFDLQRFISSRDGPNVRQSFDAVWGDWETENWRFIGLASHPVQYLDGRHFDDKSNSDVAFHMLRVERLIGGKNELSAYYGLYEERDARFLDAQGDEHRNIFDVRLGGSSGPYDWDVEAMVQSGSVGSKDIRAWGGGSRLGYTWQSTPWKPRLGLQLDAASGDRHPGDGTLNTFNPLFPNGYYFSLAGYTGYSNLIHVKPSITVKPVTDLSVQAAVGLLWRQTTEDAVYTQPNLPVAGTAGQGGRWTGYYDQLRLDYAFNRNLSGAVEAVHYQVGQALRDAGGDDSNYLGVELKFMW; translated from the coding sequence ATGAGCCGACGCCCTTCGCATAACCGCTATGCCTGGGCTCTGGCCGTGCTGTGGCCGCTGGGAGTTTCCAGCGGCCACGCCGCCGAACCCGCCGAACGCCCGGTGCTGAAAACCAATCGCTGGCAGGAAGACTGGTCGGTGCTGCAGAACCCGGCCCTCAAGACCGCGCCGCTGGACGACCTCAAGTACATTCCGCTGTCTTCGGACAACCCGGACAGCTACCTGTCGTTCGGGGCGACTCTGCGCGAGCGTTTCGAACTCAACGACGCCAACGGCTTCGGCGTCGGTGGCCGCCGCCGCGATTCCTGGCTGATCCAGCGCCTGCAAGCCCACGCCGACCTGCATTTGAACGAACACTGGCGTGTCTTCACCCAGTTGGAGGACGCCCGCGCCTTCGGCAAGGACACCATCGGCGGTGCCGACCAGAACCACCTCGACCTGCGCCTGGCCTTCGCCGAGTACGTCGACCAGCAGACCGACCACACCCTCAAGGCCCGGATCGGCCGCCAGGATTTCGCCTTCGACCTGCAGCGCTTCATCTCCTCGCGCGATGGCCCGAACGTGCGTCAGTCGTTCGATGCGGTGTGGGGCGACTGGGAGACCGAGAACTGGCGTTTCATCGGCCTGGCCAGCCATCCGGTGCAGTACCTGGACGGCCGGCATTTCGACGACAAATCCAACTCGGACGTGGCGTTCCACATGCTGCGGGTCGAACGACTGATCGGCGGCAAGAACGAGCTGTCGGCGTACTACGGCCTGTATGAGGAACGCGATGCGCGCTTCCTGGATGCCCAGGGCGACGAGCACCGCAATATCTTCGACGTACGCCTGGGGGGATCTTCGGGCCCCTACGACTGGGACGTGGAAGCGATGGTGCAGAGCGGCTCGGTCGGTTCCAAGGACATTCGTGCCTGGGGCGGTGGCAGCCGCCTGGGCTACACCTGGCAATCGACGCCGTGGAAACCGCGCCTGGGCCTGCAACTCGACGCAGCGTCGGGTGACCGCCATCCTGGCGACGGCACGTTGAACACCTTCAACCCGCTGTTCCCCAATGGCTACTACTTTTCCCTGGCGGGCTACACCGGCTACAGCAACCTGATCCACGTCAAACCGTCGATCACCGTCAAGCCGGTCACCGACCTGTCGGTCCAGGCCGCCGTCGGCCTGCTCTGGCGCCAGACCACCGAAGATGCCGTCTACACCCAACCGAACCTGCCGGTGGCCGGCACCGCTGGACAAGGTGGACGCTGGACCGGGTACTACGACCAGCTACGGCTGGACTATGCATTCAACCGCAACCTGTCCGGCGCCGTCGAAGCGGTGCACTACCAGGTCGGCCAGGCGCTGCGCGATGCCGGTGGGGATGACAGCAACTACCTGGGGGTTGAGCTGAAGTTCATGTGGTAA
- a CDS encoding MFS transporter: protein MMGNYRWKIAGLLFFAGILNYLDRAALSVVAPLLKTELHIDDAQMGFIFSSFFIGYCAFCFIGGWAADKFGPKRVFALAAGTWSAFCGATALITGYFQLLVFRVLFGMGEGPMGTTTNKAISNWFPREEAGRALGLTNCGQPLGAALAGPIVGIVALNFGWRISFVVIALLGMVWLAAWLVFFKDTPDQHPKVSAAERELIRSSRATSAVEGVQEERSLVSCIFSAPVLAVATAFFCFNYVLYFFLTWLPSYLMDFQHLDIKSMSIVSVIPWLGAAVGFLGGGALTDVLSKKLGSVIRARKIMLVVGLGVAAACVLLTTRVTSLHMAVACITVSSVFLFVTPQICWALIQDIVPSNRVGGTGGFVHLLANIAGIIAPSLTGLLVQYGGGYSGAFGVAALVCAVGGLVVVVAVKGRDAGVRQLAAQH, encoded by the coding sequence ATGATGGGCAATTACCGCTGGAAGATCGCCGGGCTGCTGTTTTTCGCCGGCATCCTCAACTACCTGGACCGCGCCGCACTGTCGGTGGTCGCACCGCTGCTCAAGACCGAGCTGCACATCGATGACGCGCAGATGGGCTTCATCTTCAGCAGCTTCTTCATCGGCTACTGCGCCTTCTGCTTCATTGGCGGCTGGGCGGCGGACAAGTTCGGGCCCAAGCGTGTCTTCGCGCTGGCCGCCGGGACCTGGTCGGCGTTCTGCGGGGCGACCGCGCTGATCACCGGCTACTTCCAGTTGCTGGTGTTCCGGGTGCTGTTCGGCATGGGCGAGGGGCCGATGGGCACCACCACCAACAAGGCGATTTCCAACTGGTTCCCGCGGGAAGAGGCGGGACGGGCACTGGGCCTGACCAACTGCGGCCAGCCACTGGGCGCGGCGCTGGCCGGTCCGATCGTCGGGATCGTGGCGCTGAACTTCGGCTGGCGCATCTCGTTCGTGGTGATTGCCCTGCTGGGCATGGTCTGGCTGGCGGCCTGGCTGGTGTTCTTCAAGGACACGCCGGACCAGCATCCCAAGGTCTCGGCGGCTGAGCGCGAGCTGATCCGCAGCAGCCGCGCCACCTCCGCCGTCGAAGGCGTGCAGGAAGAGCGCAGCCTGGTTTCGTGCATCTTCTCGGCACCGGTACTGGCCGTGGCCACCGCGTTCTTCTGCTTCAACTATGTCCTGTACTTCTTCCTGACCTGGCTGCCCAGCTACCTGATGGACTTCCAGCACCTGGACATCAAGAGCATGAGCATTGTCAGCGTCATTCCCTGGCTGGGCGCGGCGGTGGGCTTCCTCGGTGGTGGTGCGCTGACTGACGTGCTGAGCAAGAAACTCGGCAGCGTCATCCGGGCGCGCAAGATCATGCTGGTGGTGGGCCTGGGTGTGGCGGCGGCCTGCGTGCTGCTGACGACTCGGGTGACGTCGCTGCACATGGCGGTGGCCTGCATCACCGTGTCGAGCGTGTTTCTGTTCGTCACGCCGCAGATCTGCTGGGCGCTGATCCAGGACATCGTGCCGAGCAATCGCGTCGGTGGCACCGGTGGCTTCGTGCACCTGCTGGCGAACATTGCGGGCATCATCGCGCCGTCGTTGACCGGGTTGCTGGTGCAGTACGGTGGCGGCTACAGCGGCGCCTTTGGTGTCGCGGCGCTGGTGTGTGCGGTCGGCGGGCTGGTGGTGGTCGTGGCCGTGAAAGGCCGTGACGCCGGGGTCAGGCAACTGGCGGCGCAGCATTGA